In Alteromonas mediterranea DE, a single genomic region encodes these proteins:
- the fliO gene encoding flagellar biosynthetic protein FliO — protein MLPLLFSQLAVAQSTQSITNPTSVLSIFLSLLLVVGVIFALAYVMRRFNVTAMGNNQMKVAASMVVGTKEKIMVIQVGDEQHLIGITGHNISHLSKLEKNLDIPAKGMSKSTGEQENGADAFKQKLVAAMAGKLNPNMDKNKPKEESSDA, from the coding sequence TTGCTGCCCCTTTTATTTAGCCAGCTAGCTGTCGCTCAGTCGACCCAGTCAATTACCAATCCCACGTCCGTACTGTCAATTTTCCTATCTTTGTTGCTGGTTGTCGGCGTTATTTTTGCGTTAGCCTATGTTATGCGTCGATTTAATGTCACTGCGATGGGAAACAACCAAATGAAAGTGGCGGCGAGTATGGTGGTGGGGACCAAAGAAAAAATAATGGTCATTCAGGTGGGCGATGAGCAGCACCTAATTGGCATCACCGGTCACAACATTTCTCATCTAAGTAAGCTTGAAAAAAATCTCGATATACCTGCTAAAGGGATGAGCAAGTCAACCGGTGAACAAGAAAATGGAGCCGATGCTTTTAAGCAAAAGCTCGTAGCGGCGATGGCGGGTAAACTCAACCCTAATATGGATAAGAATAAACCGAAGGAAGAATCGAGCGATGCGTAA
- the fliP gene encoding flagellar type III secretion system pore protein FliP (The bacterial flagellar biogenesis protein FliP forms a type III secretion system (T3SS)-type pore required for flagellar assembly.), whose product MRKFAWLLLTLPLLLFVEPVYAQQGISAVTVTTNQDGSQDYTMTLQALFIMTALSLIPAFIMMMTSFTRIIVVLSILRQAIGLQQSPSNQILIGVSLFLSMFIMAPVFEEVNERALQPYLNEQLTSLDALEQAKGPMRAFMLSQTRVKDLETFVRIAGDEGKYADTDEVPLTILIPAFVTSELKTAFQIGFMLFIPFLIIDLVVASILMAMGMMMLSPMIVSLPFKLMLFVLVDGWNLIFGTLATSFGMGV is encoded by the coding sequence ATGCGTAAGTTTGCCTGGCTACTTTTAACCCTGCCATTACTTTTATTTGTAGAGCCAGTGTATGCGCAACAGGGCATCTCAGCGGTTACAGTTACGACAAATCAAGATGGCTCTCAAGACTACACCATGACACTACAAGCGCTGTTCATTATGACGGCGCTCAGTTTAATACCCGCCTTTATCATGATGATGACGTCGTTCACACGGATTATTGTGGTGTTGTCCATTTTGCGTCAGGCAATCGGTTTACAGCAGTCACCGTCGAACCAAATACTCATTGGGGTAAGCTTATTTCTCTCTATGTTTATCATGGCGCCGGTGTTTGAAGAAGTGAATGAGCGGGCTTTACAGCCCTACCTCAATGAACAGCTTACAAGTTTAGATGCACTGGAACAGGCAAAGGGCCCTATGCGCGCTTTTATGCTTTCCCAAACCCGTGTTAAAGATTTAGAGACCTTTGTACGAATAGCGGGAGACGAGGGAAAATACGCTGATACAGATGAAGTGCCGCTGACTATTCTTATTCCAGCCTTTGTAACCAGCGAGCTTAAAACCGCCTTTCAAATTGGCTTTATGCTGTTTATTCCGTTTCTTATTATCGACTTGGTTGTAGCTTCAATATTGATGGCTATGGGTATGATGATGCTATCCCCCATGATTGTATCTTTACCTTTCAAACTCATGTTATTCGTACTGGTGGACGGCTGGAATCTCATTTTCGGCACACTCGCGACGAGTTTCGGTATGGGCGTCTAG
- the fliQ gene encoding flagellar biosynthesis protein FliQ translates to MSPEVFVEILREAMFMVIVLVSAVIVPSLIVGLVVAVFQAATSINEQTMSFLPRLLVTLLALSWGGNWLVQQLMDFTFRMVDMIPQVVG, encoded by the coding sequence ATGTCACCAGAAGTCTTTGTAGAGATACTGCGAGAAGCCATGTTTATGGTAATCGTGCTGGTATCGGCGGTGATTGTTCCAAGCTTGATTGTAGGCTTGGTCGTCGCTGTATTTCAGGCCGCTACCAGTATCAACGAACAAACCATGAGTTTCCTGCCTCGCTTACTCGTTACGCTATTGGCATTGAGTTGGGGGGGGAACTGGCTGGTACAACAACTGATGGATTTCACCTTTAGAATGGTCGATATGATCCCTCAGGTTGTAGGCTAG